The Miscanthus floridulus cultivar M001 chromosome 17, ASM1932011v1, whole genome shotgun sequence genome has a window encoding:
- the LOC136517615 gene encoding MLO-like protein 1 isoform X2, translated as MAVADEAAALQFTPTWIVAAVCTILVLISLAAERGLHHLGKTLMKNHQWPLYEALLKVKEELMLLGFISLLLTVLQGTIQRTCIPPSWTDYMLPCQRPGHDDEAPAAAAMAARLVAADILGRISRARTLSEAGAEAGLCEMEGKVPLLSGEALHQLHIFIFVLAVSHVFFCATTMFLGGAKIHKWKKWEEEIQKNAAGNGCKKVLPMHQVSFIREHYEVIGTDSKMLCWLLSFRKQFYGSVAKSDYAAMRLGFIMTHCRGNPKFDFHKYMVRVLESDFKKIVGTSWCLWIFVVIFLLLNVNGWHTYFWMAFLPLVFLLAVGTKLEHVIAQLAYDVAEKQTAIEGDLVVTPSDQHFWFGRPRIILHLIHFILFQNAFELAFFFWILMTYGFESCFMDNIGFLVPRLVLGVVIQLLCSYSTLPLYAIVTQMGSYYKMEIFNEHVQHGVLGWAEKAKKRSGKEGGSSPTAESMHGEDAA; from the exons ATGGCGGTGGCCGACGAGGCGGCGGCGCTGCAGTTCACACCGACGTGGATCGTGGCGGCGGTCTGCACCATCCTCGTGCTCATCTCCCTCGCCGCCGAGCGGGGCCTCCATCACCTCGGCAAG ACGCTCATGAAGAACCATCAGTGGCCGCTCTACGAGGCGCTCCTCAAGGTCAAAGAAG AGCTGATGCTTCTGGGGTTCATCTCCCTGCTGCTCACGGTGTTGCAGGGGACGATCCAGAGGACATGCATTCCTCCCAGCTGGACAGACTACATGCTGCCGTGCCAAAGACCGGGACACGACGACGAGGCTCCTGCGGCGGCCGCCATGGCGGCGCGTCTTGTCGCCGCCGATATCCTCGGTAGGATCAGTAGGGCACGGACGCTCAGCGAGGCTGGAGCCGAGGCCGGGCTGTGCGAAATGGAG GGGAAAGTTCCACTGCTGTCCGGAGAAGCCTTGCATCAGCTGCACATCTTCATATTTGTTCTGGCTGTCTCGCATGTATTTTTCTGTGCTACAACTATGTTTTTAGGAGGTGCAAAG ATACACAAATGGAAAAAGTGGGAGGAGGAAATTCAGAAAAACGCTGCAGGAAACG GATGTAAGAAGGTGTTACCTATGCATCAAGTTTCATTTATCAGAGAACATTACGAGGTTATTGGCACAGATTCTAAGATGTTGTGTTGGCTG CTATCATTTCGTAAGCAGTTTTATGGTTCAGTAGCTAAATCAGACTACGCTGCAATGCGTCTTGGTTTTATCATG ACTCACTGTCGCGGAAACCCGAAATTTGATTTCCACAAGTACATGGTGAGGGTTTTAGAGTCTGATTTTAAAAAAATAGTCGGTACAAG CTGGTGCTTGTGGATCTTCGTGGTGATATTTCTGTTGCTCAATGTCAATG GTTGGCACACATACTTTTGGATGGCTTTCCTTCCTCTTGTT TTTCTGTTAGCCGTTGGCACAAAGCTGGAGCACGTGATAGCTCAGTTAGCCTACGACGTAGCCGAGAAGCAGACGGCGATCGAGGGCGATTTGGTTGTGACGCCATCGGACCAGCACTTCTGGTTCGGGCGGCCGCGGATCATCCTGCACctcatccacttcatcctctttcaGAACGCGTTTGAGCTCGCCTTCTTCTTCTGGATACTG ATGACCTATGGATTCGAGTCCTGCTTCATGGACAACATCGGTTTCCTTGTTCCCAGGCTCGTCCTCGG GGTCGTCATTCAGCTTCTCTGCAGCTACAGCACACTGCCTCTTTATGCAATTGTAACCCAG ATGGGGAGCTACTACAAGATGGAGATCTTCAACGAGCATGTGCAGCACGGCGTCTTGGGCTGGGCAGAGAAAGCCAAGAAAAGATCGGGGAAGGAGGGCGGCAGCTCCCCGACCGCCGAATCCATGCACGGCGAAGATGCGGCCTAG
- the LOC136517615 gene encoding MLO-like protein 1 isoform X1, producing MAVADEAAALQFTPTWIVAAVCTILVLISLAAERGLHHLGKTLMKNHQWPLYEALLKVKEELMLLGFISLLLTVLQGTIQRTCIPPSWTDYMLPCQRPGHDDEAPAAAAMAARLVAADILGRISRARTLSEAGAEAGLCEMEGKVPLLSGEALHQLHIFIFVLAVSHVFFCATTMFLGGAKIHKWKKWEEEIQKNAAGNGCKKVLPMHQVSFIREHYEVIGTDSKMLCWLLSFRKQFYGSVAKSDYAAMRLGFIMTHCRGNPKFDFHKYMVRVLESDFKKIVGTSWCLWIFVVIFLLLNVNGSPADDRDVVTEQRARLAADRRFRMGQVYARRPGPLRTPRAHTQQARNAQVVRFRPGAVYSRRRVRGLSGNSTSRTHMANEPQQLRPEQNANAEEVQPRQHSMPSRRKKPTLPAQRSVRIAAMNWPRGDTQARARLVLMKRLGILDREGLSHDDALLRYFGLYKGPLNDDAVKAMTALCGLDADEALPHA from the exons ATGGCGGTGGCCGACGAGGCGGCGGCGCTGCAGTTCACACCGACGTGGATCGTGGCGGCGGTCTGCACCATCCTCGTGCTCATCTCCCTCGCCGCCGAGCGGGGCCTCCATCACCTCGGCAAG ACGCTCATGAAGAACCATCAGTGGCCGCTCTACGAGGCGCTCCTCAAGGTCAAAGAAG AGCTGATGCTTCTGGGGTTCATCTCCCTGCTGCTCACGGTGTTGCAGGGGACGATCCAGAGGACATGCATTCCTCCCAGCTGGACAGACTACATGCTGCCGTGCCAAAGACCGGGACACGACGACGAGGCTCCTGCGGCGGCCGCCATGGCGGCGCGTCTTGTCGCCGCCGATATCCTCGGTAGGATCAGTAGGGCACGGACGCTCAGCGAGGCTGGAGCCGAGGCCGGGCTGTGCGAAATGGAG GGGAAAGTTCCACTGCTGTCCGGAGAAGCCTTGCATCAGCTGCACATCTTCATATTTGTTCTGGCTGTCTCGCATGTATTTTTCTGTGCTACAACTATGTTTTTAGGAGGTGCAAAG ATACACAAATGGAAAAAGTGGGAGGAGGAAATTCAGAAAAACGCTGCAGGAAACG GATGTAAGAAGGTGTTACCTATGCATCAAGTTTCATTTATCAGAGAACATTACGAGGTTATTGGCACAGATTCTAAGATGTTGTGTTGGCTG CTATCATTTCGTAAGCAGTTTTATGGTTCAGTAGCTAAATCAGACTACGCTGCAATGCGTCTTGGTTTTATCATG ACTCACTGTCGCGGAAACCCGAAATTTGATTTCCACAAGTACATGGTGAGGGTTTTAGAGTCTGATTTTAAAAAAATAGTCGGTACAAG CTGGTGCTTGTGGATCTTCGTGGTGATATTTCTGTTGCTCAATGTCAATG GTTCCCCCGCCGACGACCGCGACGTCGTGACAGAGCAGCGTGCACGCCTCGCGGCTGACCGACGCTTCCGCATGGGCCAGGTCTACGCCAGGAGGCCAGGCCCTCTCCGCACGCCCCGCGCCCACACACAGCAGGCCAGAAACGCCCAAGTGGTGCGTTTCCGCCCTGGCGCGGTCTACTCCAGGCGCCGTGTCCGCGGGTTGTCCGGCAACAGCACCAGCCGCACACACATGGCAAATGAACCTCAACAACTGCGGCCGGAACAGAATGCCAACGCCGAGGAG GTCCAGCCGCGTCAGCACAGCATGCCAAGTCGACGCAAGAAGCCCACGCTACCGGCGCAAAGAAGCGTCCGCATAGCCGCCATGAATTGGCCAAGGGGTGACACCCAAGCGAGGGCCAGGCTTGTGCTGATGAAAAGACTGGGCATCCTCGATAGGGAAGGACTCAGCCATGACGACGCGTTGCTGCGCTACTTCGGCTTGTACAAGGGACCACTTAATGACGACGCCGTGAAGGCAATGACGGCTCTGTGTGGCCTCGACGCCGACGAGGCGCTGCCGCATGCCTAG